Proteins co-encoded in one Theileria equi strain WA chromosome 3, complete sequence genomic window:
- a CDS encoding hypothetical protein (encoded by transcript BEWA_004850A) — MPNAEEITESQQVEKTDGNEDLYEKAHAPVYDPGSNDDLVLKYDKEGNIITEDEKGSPKLLNPSTLVEITPEEGEGEGEKSSEQRQPEEEARIRRREEIHSWLILGVTLVVTIGLVAVFYKHFKKRYEIYANIADGSNN; from the coding sequence ATGCCAAACGCCGAAGAGATAACCGAGAGCCAACAAGTCGAAAAGACAGATGGCAATGAGGATCTCTACGAAAAGGCGCACGCTCCAGTGTACGATCCAGGCAGTAACGACGACCTGGTGCTAAAGTACGACAAGGAAGGAAACATTATAACggaagatgaaaaaggATCTCCAAAACTGCTAAATCCTTCAACACTTGTAGAAATTACTCCAGAGGAAGGAGAAGGAGAGGGGGAAAAGAGTAGCGAACAGCGACAGCCGGAAGAAGAAGCAAGAATAAGAAGGAGGGAAGAGATACACTCCTGGTTAATTTTAGGTGTAACGCTAGTCGTAACTATCGGATTGGTTGCAGTGTTCTACAAACACTTTAAAAAAAGGTACGAGATATACGCCAACATAGCCGATGGAAGCAACAACTAG
- a CDS encoding thioredoxin, putative (encoded by transcript BEWA_004840A), with protein MVHQVESVEEFKKSVQAGGVVVVDFFATWCGPCVRFAPRFDALSQSYPGAVFLKVDVDKVPELQNQYGITGIPAFKVFKDGSVVAECVGANEELLKASIEKALAL; from the exons ATGGTCCATCAAGTTGAATCCGTCGAAG AATTCAAAAAGTCCGTCCAAGCTGGAGGCGTTGTAGTCGTAGATTTCTTCGCCACATGGTGCG GTCCCTGCGTAAGATTTGCCCCAAGGTTCGATGCCCTTAGCCAAAGCTACCCAGGTGCTGTCTTCCTCAAGGTCGACGTCGACAAGGTTCCAGAATTGCAAAACCAATACGGTATCACCGGAATTCCAGCCTTCAAAGTCTTCAAGGATGGATCCGTCGTTGCAGAATGCGTAGGCGCCAACGAAGAACTCCTAAA GGCATCCATAGAGAA GGCTCTTGCTCTCTAG
- a CDS encoding proton translocating inorganic pyrophosphatase, putative (encoded by transcript BEWA_004830A) gives MSKSTHSASPSVSYIEEGKDSSLILKVNVKPGAKQTQVVGAQEGQLTLQIAAPPREGACNEALVEYVAEVLKLKKRSISLIHGHKSRDKVLSITGTTLSQAIQHINEAID, from the exons ATGTCAaaatctacacattctgCGAGTCCCAGC GTTAGTTATATTGAGGAGGGTAAGGACAGTAGTTTGATTTTGAAGGTGAATGTGAAGCCTGGAGCCAAGCAAACTCAAGTTGTTGGAG CCCAGGAAGGACAATTGACACTTCAAATAGCTGCTCCTCCGAGAGAAGGTGCCTGTAACGAGGCTCTTGTAGAGTACGTGGCGGAAGTGTTGAAgctgaagaagaggagCATATCTTTAATTCATGGCCACAAATCTAGGGACAAGGTGTTGTCTATAACCGGGACCACGTTATCGCAGGCTATTCAGCACATAAACGAGGCAATTGATTAG